One Parageobacillus sp. KH3-4 genomic region harbors:
- a CDS encoding folylpolyglutamate synthase/dihydrofolate synthase family protein → MIRTYKEALEWIHGRLRLGIKPGLERMEWLMEKLGHPERRVRAIHVAGTNGKGSTVSYLRHILQAAGYSVGTFTSPYVEKFNERISVNGKPVRDKEIVELVQVIQPLAEELEKTELGAPTEFEVITAMMFYYFGKKNIQDVVIIEAGLGGRFDSTNVIYPILSIITNIGYDHMNILGETLEKIAFEKAGIIKSGVPVITAVNQPEAWTVISEKAKSLKAKTYRLEEDFFIVRHESAEDGERFSVETIFSQYPDLKITMFGKHQVQNAAVAVMAAEYLRMCYSFLIEREHIYEGLEKAKWVGRFERVSDKPLIIIDGAHNEEGIHSLIDTVHSHYPNKDVHVLFAALADKPLDQMIPPLAGIAKTITFTSFDFPRAASAEQLAMLCEHPNKVATDDWKGWIKEKKKQKQSDALFLITGSLYFIAEVRKFLKK, encoded by the coding sequence ATGATTCGTACATATAAAGAAGCGCTGGAATGGATTCATGGACGTTTGCGCTTAGGAATCAAGCCGGGATTAGAACGGATGGAATGGTTGATGGAAAAGCTCGGGCATCCAGAGCGCCGCGTAAGAGCGATTCACGTTGCCGGGACGAATGGAAAAGGTTCGACCGTTAGTTACTTGCGCCATATTTTGCAAGCGGCTGGCTATTCGGTCGGAACGTTTACTTCTCCGTATGTGGAGAAATTTAATGAACGAATAAGCGTGAACGGCAAACCAGTTCGCGACAAAGAAATTGTCGAACTTGTGCAAGTGATTCAACCGCTTGCAGAAGAACTGGAAAAAACAGAGCTTGGCGCGCCGACAGAGTTTGAAGTGATTACGGCGATGATGTTTTATTATTTTGGGAAAAAGAACATTCAAGATGTCGTGATCATTGAGGCAGGACTCGGCGGCCGCTTCGACTCGACGAACGTGATTTATCCGATTCTTTCCATTATCACAAATATTGGTTACGATCATATGAACATTTTAGGAGAAACGCTGGAGAAAATTGCTTTTGAAAAAGCGGGAATCATTAAATCGGGCGTTCCGGTGATTACCGCGGTGAACCAGCCGGAAGCATGGACGGTGATTTCCGAAAAAGCGAAATCGCTGAAAGCGAAAACATATCGATTGGAAGAAGACTTTTTTATTGTCCGTCATGAATCGGCAGAGGATGGCGAACGTTTTTCGGTAGAGACGATATTTTCGCAATATCCAGATTTAAAAATAACGATGTTCGGCAAACATCAAGTACAAAACGCGGCAGTAGCCGTGATGGCGGCGGAGTATTTGCGGATGTGCTATTCGTTTTTGATTGAAAGAGAACATATTTATGAAGGACTGGAAAAGGCGAAATGGGTCGGACGGTTTGAACGGGTAAGCGATAAGCCGCTGATCATCATCGACGGCGCTCACAACGAGGAAGGCATTCATAGTCTCATTGATACGGTGCATTCGCATTATCCAAACAAAGATGTTCACGTGTTATTTGCCGCGTTGGCGGATAAACCGCTTGATCAAATGATTCCGCCGCTTGCTGGAATCGCGAAAACGATAACGTTTACGTCGTTTGATTTTCCGCGCGCCGCATCCGCCGAGCAGCTTGCTATGTTGTGCGAACATCCGAACAAAGTGGCGACGGATGATTGGAAAGGCTGGATTAAAGAAAAGAAAAAACAAAAACAAAGCGACGCCCTTTTCTTAATTACCGGATCGCTTTACTTTATTGCGGAAGTGAGAAAGTTTTTAAAAAAGTAA
- a CDS encoding VWA domain-containing protein, with amino-acid sequence MIVGFFHISAQSARADDKKEGTITLVTDEKIEGWATAPGEGNGKGNTISHFDVRINVKGQENAAVSYRVDAVEAPSDRNGEKKYTFSLDMTGKWPAVQAETVTYEIVVVAYRENGEYFSFPSVPYEYVKRSSQSSTYLDFNFASSQKEYAKPPNGDAQGRLDVTLTPKGRVDNIVRPPIDVVFVFDVSGSMTLMKLQSAKYALQSAVDYFKANANPNDRFALVPFSDDVQYNKVVPFPTGAYDVKQHLDWIATVANSLRADGGTNYTQALQQAQSFFNDPTRKKYIIFLTDGMPTVSVAKEPITYTVCEGKGRKTCRQVTEDLDVQYILYSNGITATQTIYYPDKPETETYWDRTKYREFEEKIRLHGINVAKTLGMNNITLYSIGFGNHQEVDMGYLEKLSSTAGGQAKQGTPQSLTEIFQQFSKLATDPVLSGTIKIPLTSFGGNVEIAETEQVWLDEKKENAYIAFSIPYKAGQPAPPPVNIPIPVLFKANGAYTFTAELTYRDIYGAEQPPITRSVTVVVKDEVPPSFDGTVTLEGITRDVDDLVKFGNTDDDSNRFKAHYSLTAIGYVGSASGNISNIKLIQPLPDGITVVPSQNVTVYTENGVQYAEIAFPNTVIDYKQLNNNEITGEMTLQANWAMEGVQLPPAIVSFQDSKYGARTSSLKAPSQRIEMKVRLRESPDMYYEGDSRGLITKWQEFDSATNLLGMTKHPNDYGLLTLPVKALQFKEDSDSVLLVTYNNGETVELYLKPRVAIIAADDQQIPSGATVTEPVTVKVTGRVAGEGVTYEYKIENSKQSSDWATLSSPYEIPVTSDGTSTIYVKAKGGLTKGDGITTVSLTYIKLIRQLTLGDYKQTMEIGETQTIPVTIVPSDATNKTLQWISSNPDVATVEDGTVTAIQPGTVEITVRAVDGSDVSATATITVIDPFVPLEAIRFQQPIIYMTVGEKVDVASILTFIPNNATNKNIQSVASGAPEYVSVEKEQGRWYIVAKDVGYSAITAIAEEKTKDGQDIQDSMTVIVQEKTSPGGGDEESGKNRW; translated from the coding sequence ATGATAGTGGGCTTTTTTCATATCAGCGCGCAGTCGGCGCGGGCGGATGACAAAAAAGAAGGTACTATTACTTTAGTAACGGATGAAAAAATTGAAGGATGGGCGACAGCTCCGGGCGAAGGGAACGGAAAAGGAAACACGATCAGCCATTTTGATGTCCGCATTAACGTAAAGGGACAGGAAAATGCAGCGGTAAGCTATCGCGTAGACGCGGTTGAAGCACCGTCCGACCGAAACGGCGAGAAAAAATATACGTTTTCGCTCGATATGACCGGCAAATGGCCGGCGGTGCAAGCAGAAACGGTGACATACGAAATTGTCGTTGTTGCCTATCGAGAGAACGGAGAATATTTTTCTTTTCCATCTGTCCCTTATGAATACGTGAAAAGAAGTTCCCAAAGCAGCACATATTTAGACTTTAATTTTGCATCGTCGCAAAAAGAATATGCAAAGCCGCCGAACGGGGACGCGCAAGGGAGATTGGATGTAACGTTAACTCCAAAAGGAAGAGTGGACAATATCGTTCGCCCGCCAATCGATGTCGTGTTTGTGTTTGACGTGTCAGGATCGATGACGCTGATGAAGCTTCAAAGCGCAAAATATGCACTTCAGTCTGCCGTCGATTATTTCAAAGCGAACGCCAACCCGAATGACCGATTTGCTCTCGTTCCGTTTTCCGACGACGTTCAATACAATAAGGTCGTGCCATTTCCTACCGGAGCATATGACGTCAAGCAACATTTAGATTGGATTGCGACCGTAGCTAACAGTCTTCGTGCAGATGGCGGAACGAACTATACGCAGGCACTGCAGCAAGCTCAATCGTTTTTTAACGACCCAACCCGGAAGAAATATATCATTTTTTTAACGGATGGGATGCCGACAGTGTCGGTGGCAAAGGAACCGATTACGTATACAGTCTGTGAAGGAAAGGGTCGGAAAACGTGTAGACAAGTCACGGAAGATTTAGACGTACAATATATTTTATATTCCAATGGCATAACGGCAACTCAAACTATCTATTATCCTGATAAACCAGAAACAGAGACATATTGGGACAGAACAAAATATAGAGAATTTGAAGAAAAAATCCGTTTACATGGAATTAATGTTGCCAAAACCCTTGGCATGAACAACATTACACTATATTCTATCGGCTTTGGCAATCATCAAGAAGTCGATATGGGCTATTTGGAAAAGTTGTCATCGACAGCAGGCGGACAAGCGAAACAAGGGACGCCACAAAGCTTAACGGAAATTTTCCAGCAGTTTTCGAAGCTGGCGACCGATCCGGTATTAAGCGGAACGATAAAAATTCCGCTAACCTCGTTTGGCGGAAACGTGGAAATCGCCGAGACGGAGCAAGTTTGGCTCGATGAGAAAAAAGAAAACGCGTATATTGCGTTTTCTATTCCGTATAAAGCAGGGCAGCCGGCACCGCCGCCGGTCAATATTCCGATTCCTGTATTGTTTAAAGCAAACGGGGCATATACGTTTACCGCGGAATTGACGTATCGCGATATATACGGCGCAGAACAGCCGCCGATCACGAGATCAGTCACGGTCGTTGTCAAAGACGAAGTTCCGCCATCGTTTGACGGAACGGTGACGCTAGAAGGAATCACGCGTGACGTAGACGACTTAGTGAAATTCGGCAATACAGACGATGATTCGAACCGTTTCAAGGCACATTATTCACTAACTGCCATTGGCTATGTCGGAAGCGCGTCCGGAAACATAAGCAACATCAAATTGATTCAGCCGCTTCCAGACGGAATTACGGTTGTTCCGTCACAAAACGTGACCGTATATACGGAAAACGGCGTGCAGTATGCCGAAATTGCGTTTCCAAATACGGTCATCGACTATAAGCAATTAAATAACAACGAGATTACCGGCGAAATGACGCTTCAAGCGAATTGGGCGATGGAAGGGGTGCAGCTGCCGCCGGCTATCGTTTCGTTCCAAGATAGCAAATACGGCGCGCGGACATCGTCATTAAAGGCTCCTTCCCAGCGGATTGAAATGAAAGTCCGCTTGCGTGAATCGCCTGATATGTATTACGAAGGAGACAGCCGCGGTCTTATTACAAAATGGCAAGAGTTTGATTCAGCGACCAATTTGCTTGGAATGACGAAACATCCGAACGATTATGGGTTGCTGACGCTTCCGGTGAAGGCGCTGCAATTTAAGGAAGACAGCGATTCTGTTCTTCTCGTTACGTACAATAACGGTGAGACGGTGGAGCTATATTTAAAACCACGCGTGGCAATTATAGCCGCAGACGACCAGCAAATCCCAAGTGGCGCGACTGTTACCGAACCGGTAACCGTTAAAGTAACAGGGCGTGTCGCAGGAGAAGGGGTCACGTACGAATACAAAATCGAAAATTCCAAGCAAAGCAGCGATTGGGCGACGCTTTCTTCGCCGTATGAAATTCCGGTCACTTCGGACGGAACATCGACGATATACGTGAAGGCAAAAGGCGGCCTAACGAAAGGGGACGGCATTACGACTGTATCGCTTACGTATATTAAGCTGATTCGCCAATTAACATTAGGAGACTATAAACAAACGATGGAAATCGGCGAAACGCAGACAATTCCGGTAACGATTGTGCCAAGCGACGCGACAAACAAAACATTGCAGTGGATTTCAAGCAATCCGGACGTCGCGACGGTGGAGGATGGAACAGTCACTGCCATTCAGCCGGGAACGGTAGAGATTACGGTGAGGGCGGTGGATGGAAGCGATGTTTCAGCGACGGCGACGATTACGGTGATCGATCCGTTTGTTCCATTAGAAGCGATCCGTTTCCAACAACCGATTATATATATGACAGTCGGAGAAAAAGTGGACGTTGCCTCCATCTTGACGTTTATTCCAAATAACGCGACAAACAAAAACATCCAGTCTGTCGCATCGGGTGCACCAGAATATGTAAGTGTGGAAAAAGAGCAAGGAAGATGGTATATCGTCGCGAAAGATGTCGGATACTCGGCCATTACCGCCATCGCGGAGGAAAAAACGAAAGACGGTCAAGATATTCAAGATTCGATGACGGTCATCGTTCAAGAAAAAACATCCCCAGGCGGCGGTGACGAGGAAAGTGGGAAGAACAGATGGTAA
- the ysxE gene encoding spore coat protein YsxE has protein sequence MNRERMEMYVPVLRQYGLKPFRVDHYGKVKKVYTNVGTFALKEITNAQEIAAIQQSYIFCGQQSVPLYLTRQGLPFATHGRYYYLMPWVSSAEKQEARKHVRSFFRDLAHLHQKSLKQLDVNEEEIKNYYENKKREWGRQRSFLQSYVEKCENAWYMSPFQLQCCTYFHETMQAYSFAETEMEKWYETIKETKKWRIAWIHGKARLSHYIVLENGHRYFFSWERAGWNFPLFDVIVALRHHMRTFPPIGDEWVEGVEEYEKALSLSEEERSFFFSHLAQPHFLYHCVYEYATKRQHEKSEREYVSELQRRYFTMKNIEHAIMHLIQRKVEEEAKATPDETPPR, from the coding sequence TTGAATAGAGAACGCATGGAGATGTACGTGCCCGTTTTGCGGCAATACGGGCTTAAACCGTTCCGCGTGGATCACTATGGAAAAGTAAAAAAAGTATATACCAATGTTGGCACATTTGCTTTAAAAGAAATAACGAACGCCCAAGAAATAGCGGCCATTCAGCAATCGTATATTTTTTGCGGGCAACAATCGGTTCCGCTTTATTTGACAAGACAAGGTCTTCCATTTGCGACGCATGGACGGTATTATTATTTAATGCCGTGGGTTTCGTCCGCCGAGAAACAAGAAGCACGCAAACATGTCCGTTCTTTTTTTCGCGATCTCGCACATTTGCATCAAAAGTCGTTAAAACAATTGGACGTTAATGAGGAAGAGATCAAAAATTACTATGAGAATAAAAAAAGAGAGTGGGGAAGGCAGCGTTCCTTTTTGCAATCATATGTGGAAAAGTGTGAAAATGCGTGGTATATGTCCCCGTTTCAACTGCAATGCTGCACATATTTTCATGAAACAATGCAAGCGTACTCATTCGCGGAAACGGAAATGGAGAAATGGTATGAAACAATCAAAGAGACAAAAAAATGGAGAATCGCTTGGATTCACGGGAAAGCGCGGCTTTCGCATTATATAGTGCTGGAAAACGGACACCGTTATTTTTTTAGTTGGGAACGCGCCGGTTGGAACTTTCCGCTTTTCGATGTCATCGTGGCGCTTCGCCATCATATGCGCACATTTCCGCCGATCGGTGATGAATGGGTGGAAGGAGTTGAAGAATACGAAAAAGCATTATCTTTGTCGGAAGAAGAACGGTCCTTTTTTTTCAGCCATCTCGCGCAACCACATTTTTTGTACCACTGCGTTTATGAATACGCGACAAAACGGCAACATGAAAAAAGCGAACGGGAATATGTTTCCGAATTGCAGCGTCGTTACTTTACCATGAAAAACATTGAACATGCTATCATGCACCTTATACAGCGAAAAGTGGAAGAAGAAGCTAAAGCCACTCCAGATGAAACGCCACCGCGATAA
- the hemL gene encoding glutamate-1-semialdehyde 2,1-aminomutase — MRSYERSKAAYEEAVRLLPGGVNSPVRAFKSVHMTPIFMARGKGSKIYDIDGNEYIDYVLSWGPLILGHANPRVVEALKKVTENGTSFGAPTLIENELAKLVVERVPSIEIVRMVNSGTEATMSALRLARGYTGRNKILKFEGCYHGHGDSLLIKAGSGVATLGLPDSPGVPEALAQHTITVPYNDLESVKYAFERFGEDIAAVIVEPVAGNMGVVPPVPGFLQGLRDITKQYGALLIFDEVMTGFRVDYHCAQGYFGIEPDLTCLGKVIGGGLPVGAYGGKAEIMEKVAPSGPIYQAGTLSGNPLAMTAGYETLIQLTPETYEQFRKKADRLEEGLRKAAEKYEIPHTINRAGSMIGFFFTNENVINYEKAKTSNLDMFATYYREMAEQGIFLPPSQFEGLFLSTEHTDEDIEKTIAAAERAFAKIREGK, encoded by the coding sequence ATGCGAAGCTATGAACGTTCAAAAGCTGCGTATGAAGAGGCAGTTCGCCTGTTGCCGGGCGGTGTCAACAGCCCGGTGCGCGCGTTTAAATCCGTCCATATGACGCCGATCTTTATGGCGCGCGGCAAAGGGTCAAAAATTTATGATATCGACGGCAATGAATATATCGATTATGTGTTGTCGTGGGGGCCGCTTATTTTAGGTCATGCGAATCCGCGCGTTGTCGAGGCGTTGAAAAAAGTGACGGAAAACGGCACGAGCTTTGGCGCACCGACGTTGATCGAAAACGAGTTGGCGAAATTGGTAGTTGAGCGGGTGCCATCCATCGAAATCGTCCGCATGGTGAATTCCGGAACAGAAGCGACGATGAGTGCGCTTCGGTTAGCACGCGGCTACACGGGGCGCAATAAAATTTTGAAGTTTGAAGGATGCTATCACGGCCATGGCGACTCGCTGCTCATTAAAGCCGGTTCTGGAGTGGCGACACTTGGATTGCCGGACAGCCCTGGTGTTCCGGAAGCGTTGGCGCAGCATACGATCACGGTTCCTTACAACGATTTAGAAAGCGTCAAATACGCATTTGAACGGTTTGGCGAAGATATCGCCGCGGTCATCGTCGAGCCGGTTGCCGGCAATATGGGCGTCGTTCCGCCAGTTCCGGGCTTTTTGCAAGGATTGAGAGACATTACGAAACAGTATGGCGCGCTCCTTATTTTCGATGAAGTGATGACGGGCTTCCGCGTTGACTACCATTGCGCGCAAGGGTATTTCGGCATTGAACCGGATTTGACGTGCCTTGGAAAAGTCATCGGCGGCGGGCTTCCGGTCGGAGCGTACGGCGGAAAAGCGGAAATTATGGAAAAAGTCGCGCCGAGCGGTCCAATTTATCAAGCGGGAACGCTATCGGGAAACCCACTTGCTATGACGGCTGGGTATGAAACGTTAATTCAGCTGACTCCGGAAACATACGAACAATTCCGCAAAAAAGCGGATCGATTGGAAGAAGGGTTGCGCAAAGCGGCAGAAAAATACGAAATCCCGCATACGATTAACCGCGCTGGTTCGATGATCGGCTTCTTCTTTACAAACGAAAACGTGATCAACTATGAAAAAGCAAAGACGTCCAATTTGGACATGTTTGCGACATATTACCGCGAAATGGCGGAACAAGGAATTTTCCTTCCTCCGTCGCAATTTGAAGGATTATTTTTATCTACAGAACATACGGATGAAGATATTGAAAAAACAATCGCCGCGGCAGAGCGCGCGTTTGCGAAAATTCGCGAAGGAAAGTAA
- the spoVID gene encoding stage VI sporulation protein D produces MEQSHLRFSLEESIWFKKGQEVAEFLSISLDPVISVDEYEQYVTIRGALELTGEYRMAEEESGEAPFDFTGHRFVQHVSTREDGISELSHRFPIDITIPKNRIPHLEDVYVMVESFDYDLDENGRLLVTADISISGISEAPLDEPYEPSLVEEEEPLFEPFEVVARKEVYEEEQRKHQLEEEESFVSDHALQEQNEEQAQEAAVFHREETKQEEEKVVPLNNDEQPEETVERLEKQKQKEETAAQPEKPEEKTVAQLEENVKENVEENVEENVEENEALGVEEENVVPQQDAKVSIGSMKENDDDEMEEEIDENEKPKVKSENTLYLTKLFAKNQEEEFTKVKICIVQQGDSLDKIAERYDVTVQQLLRVNQLENVEEIHEGQLLYIPALAGSRSS; encoded by the coding sequence TTGGAGCAATCGCATTTGCGTTTTTCCCTTGAGGAATCGATTTGGTTTAAAAAAGGACAGGAAGTCGCCGAATTTCTTTCGATTTCTCTCGACCCGGTCATTTCGGTTGATGAATATGAACAGTATGTTACGATTCGCGGAGCATTAGAATTGACCGGAGAGTACCGGATGGCGGAAGAAGAAAGCGGCGAGGCTCCTTTCGACTTTACGGGCCATCGCTTTGTTCAGCACGTTTCCACGCGCGAAGACGGCATTAGCGAATTATCGCATCGTTTTCCGATCGATATTACGATCCCGAAAAACCGCATTCCACATTTAGAAGATGTGTATGTGATGGTAGAATCATTCGATTATGACTTGGACGAAAATGGAAGGTTGTTGGTGACAGCAGATATTTCCATCAGCGGGATTAGCGAAGCGCCGCTTGATGAACCTTATGAACCTTCGCTAGTAGAGGAAGAAGAACCGTTGTTTGAACCGTTTGAAGTGGTTGCGCGCAAAGAAGTGTATGAAGAAGAACAAAGAAAACACCAATTGGAAGAAGAGGAATCTTTTGTTTCTGACCACGCACTGCAGGAACAAAATGAAGAACAAGCACAAGAAGCAGCGGTTTTCCATCGCGAAGAAACAAAGCAGGAAGAAGAAAAAGTCGTGCCGCTAAATAACGATGAACAGCCGGAAGAAACTGTCGAGCGGCTAGAAAAACAGAAACAAAAAGAAGAAACAGCCGCACAGCCGGAAAAACCGGAAGAAAAAACAGTCGCACAGCTCGAAGAAAATGTAAAAGAAAACGTAGAAGAGAATGTAGAAGAGAATGTAGAAGAAAATGAAGCGTTAGGAGTAGAAGAAGAAAACGTTGTCCCGCAACAAGATGCAAAGGTATCGATTGGGTCCATGAAAGAAAACGATGATGATGAAATGGAAGAAGAAATAGATGAAAACGAAAAACCAAAAGTAAAGAGTGAAAATACATTGTACTTAACGAAACTATTTGCGAAGAATCAAGAAGAGGAATTTACAAAAGTAAAAATTTGTATCGTTCAGCAAGGAGATTCGTTGGACAAGATCGCCGAACGGTACGATGTCACCGTCCAACAGCTATTGCGCGTCAACCAATTGGAAAACGTGGAAGAAATCCATGAAGGGCAATTGTTATATATACCGGCACTGGCGGGAAGCCGCTCTTCGTAG
- a CDS encoding valine--tRNA ligase — MEQNEITMSTKYDHKAVEANRYQWWLDGKFFEATGAPDKKPFTIVIPPPNVTGKLHLGHAWDTTLQDIITRMKRMQGYDVLWLPGMDHAGIATQAKVEEKLRKQGLSRYDLGREKFLEETWKWKEEYASHIRQQWAKLGLGLDYTRERFTLDEGLSKAVREVFVSLYRKGLIYRGEYIINWDPVTKTALSDIEVVYKEVKGALYHMRYPLADGSGYIEVATTRPETMLGDTAVAVHPDDERYKHLIGKTVILPIVGREIPIIADEYVDMEFGSGAVKITPAHDPNDFEIGNRHNLPRILVMNEDGTMNENAMQYQGLDRFECRKQIVKDLQEQGVLFKIEEHVHSVGHSERSGAVVEPYLSTQWFVKMKPLAEAAMELQKTEGKVHFVPERFEKTYLHWLENIRDWCISRQLWWGHRIPAWYHKETGEIYVDHEPPADIENWEQDPDVLDTWFSSALWPFSTMGWPDTEAPDYKRYYPTDVLVTGYDIIFFWVSRMIFQGLEFTGKRPFKDVLIHGLVRDAQGRKMSKSLGNGVDPMDVIDQYGADSLRFFLATGSAPGQDLRFSTEKVEATWNFANKIWNASRFALMNMGGMTYDQLDLSGEKTVADHWILTRLNETIETVTKLAEKYEFGEVGRVLYNFIWDDLCDWYIEMAKLPLYGDDEEAKKTTRSVLAYVLDNTMRLLHPFMPFITEEIWQHLPHEGESITVAKWPEVRPELSNKEAAEEMHLLVDIIRAVRNIRAEVNTPLSKPVKLHIKAKDAQVQATLEKNRAYLERFCNPSELIIATDIPVAEKAMTAVVTGAELILPLEGLINIDEEIKRLEKELEKLNKEVERVQKKLSNEGFLTKAPAHVVEEERKKEKDYLEKREAVRARLAELKK, encoded by the coding sequence ATGGAGCAAAACGAGATTACGATGTCAACGAAGTACGACCATAAAGCGGTAGAAGCGAATCGCTATCAATGGTGGCTTGACGGAAAATTTTTTGAGGCGACGGGCGCTCCCGATAAAAAGCCATTTACAATCGTCATCCCGCCGCCAAATGTAACAGGGAAGCTGCATTTAGGGCATGCGTGGGATACGACGCTGCAAGATATTATTACGCGCATGAAACGGATGCAAGGCTATGACGTGCTGTGGCTTCCGGGAATGGACCACGCCGGCATCGCCACACAGGCAAAAGTAGAAGAAAAGCTGCGCAAGCAAGGACTTTCTCGCTATGATTTAGGCCGGGAAAAGTTCCTCGAAGAAACGTGGAAATGGAAGGAAGAATATGCGAGCCACATCCGTCAGCAATGGGCGAAATTAGGGCTTGGCCTTGATTATACGCGCGAGCGCTTTACGTTAGACGAAGGGTTATCGAAAGCGGTGCGCGAAGTATTCGTATCGCTTTACCGAAAAGGGCTTATTTATCGCGGTGAATACATTATTAACTGGGATCCGGTCACCAAAACGGCGCTATCCGATATTGAAGTAGTTTATAAAGAAGTGAAAGGCGCGCTTTATCATATGCGCTATCCGCTTGCCGACGGCTCGGGCTACATCGAAGTGGCGACGACCCGCCCGGAAACGATGCTAGGCGATACGGCGGTAGCCGTTCACCCAGATGATGAGCGATATAAACATCTTATCGGCAAAACGGTGATTTTGCCGATTGTCGGCCGCGAAATTCCGATTATCGCCGATGAATATGTCGATATGGAATTCGGTTCAGGCGCGGTGAAAATTACGCCGGCACATGACCCGAACGATTTTGAAATCGGCAACCGCCACAACTTGCCGCGCATCCTCGTCATGAACGAAGACGGCACGATGAATGAAAACGCGATGCAATATCAAGGATTGGACCGTTTCGAATGCCGCAAGCAGATCGTGAAAGATTTGCAAGAACAAGGCGTGCTCTTTAAAATCGAAGAACATGTGCATTCTGTCGGCCATAGCGAACGGAGCGGCGCAGTGGTGGAACCGTATTTGTCGACGCAATGGTTTGTAAAAATGAAGCCGCTTGCCGAAGCAGCGATGGAGCTGCAAAAAACGGAAGGAAAAGTGCATTTTGTTCCGGAACGCTTCGAAAAAACATATTTGCATTGGCTCGAAAATATTCGCGACTGGTGCATTTCTCGCCAATTATGGTGGGGGCATCGCATCCCGGCTTGGTATCATAAAGAAACAGGTGAAATTTATGTCGATCATGAACCGCCGGCCGATATCGAAAACTGGGAGCAAGACCCAGATGTATTAGACACATGGTTTAGCTCGGCGTTATGGCCGTTTTCGACGATGGGCTGGCCGGATACAGAGGCGCCGGATTATAAACGCTATTATCCAACTGATGTGCTTGTCACTGGATATGACATCATTTTCTTCTGGGTATCGCGCATGATTTTCCAAGGTCTTGAATTTACTGGGAAAAGACCGTTTAAAGATGTATTAATCCACGGTCTTGTCCGCGACGCGCAAGGAAGAAAAATGAGCAAATCGCTCGGCAACGGCGTGGACCCGATGGATGTCATCGACCAGTACGGCGCTGATTCGCTTCGTTTCTTCTTGGCGACAGGAAGCGCACCGGGGCAAGATTTGCGTTTTAGCACCGAGAAAGTGGAAGCAACTTGGAATTTTGCCAATAAAATTTGGAACGCTTCCCGCTTTGCACTGATGAATATGGGCGGAATGACATACGACCAGCTCGACTTAAGCGGTGAAAAAACCGTTGCTGATCATTGGATTTTAACCCGTTTGAACGAAACGATCGAAACGGTGACAAAGCTTGCTGAAAAATACGAGTTTGGCGAAGTCGGCCGCGTATTGTACAACTTTATTTGGGACGACTTGTGCGACTGGTATATTGAAATGGCGAAACTGCCGCTTTACGGCGACGATGAGGAAGCGAAAAAGACGACGCGTTCCGTATTGGCTTATGTATTGGACAATACGATGCGCCTGCTTCACCCGTTCATGCCGTTCATTACCGAGGAAATTTGGCAGCACCTTCCACATGAAGGCGAGTCGATTACGGTAGCGAAATGGCCGGAAGTGCGCCCTGAACTTTCAAACAAAGAAGCGGCGGAAGAAATGCATCTTCTTGTTGATATTATCCGCGCAGTCCGCAACATTCGCGCCGAAGTGAACACGCCATTAAGCAAGCCAGTTAAATTGCACATTAAGGCAAAAGATGCACAAGTGCAGGCAACGCTGGAGAAAAATCGCGCGTATTTAGAACGTTTTTGCAATCCGAGCGAGCTGATCATTGCAACCGACATTCCGGTAGCGGAAAAAGCGATGACGGCCGTCGTTACGGGCGCGGAATTGATTTTGCCGCTTGAAGGGCTTATTAACATCGACGAAGAAATCAAACGGCTTGAAAAAGAACTCGAAAAACTCAATAAAGAAGTCGAGCGCGTGCAGAAGAAACTAAGCAACGAAGGATTCCTTACGAAAGCGCCTGCGCACGTGGTCGAAGAAGAGCGGAAAAAAGAAAAAGATTACTTGGAAAAACGCGAGGCCGTTCGCGCGCGCCTTGCCGAATTAAAAAAATAG